Part of the Lolium rigidum isolate FL_2022 chromosome 6, APGP_CSIRO_Lrig_0.1, whole genome shotgun sequence genome, gctgttgtatgcagtttatgtattatacttagttttgtgattatgctgttgtgaatttatcatatactagcttctagatttgctactagatttgctgccatattgggcaaaaaacgagggccaaaaggcataaataaccccagagatttgctactagatttgctgccatattgaagaaagacagaaatagaagcttctctagatttgatactaattttgtgaaaaagacagagagagaaagaggggaaaaggtgctcttaaaaatgccaatttgggccgagagagacaaaacccagctcctgctcacgtgcaaccaaacgcttctcgtcctgtcccacgcggtccctttctaccagccccacgcggacgtggccccacacgacgcggccccacgtacgacgcggcgcaacacgtcgccacggaacgtccaaataaacggattccttccgtctgagctccttctgcgggtcttcagacaaaggctagggtaaaactgaggaaaaactaaggggctggggaaaactgagtacaactaaggacccgagggcacgaaaatagaaatccctttacttttatgttgagtcagttcacctatctctctccacctcaagaagcaaacacttgtgtgaactgtgcattgattcctacatacttgcatattgcacttgttatattactttacattgacaatatccatgagatatacatgttataagttgaaagcaaccgctgaaacttaatcttcctttgtgttgcttcaatacctctactttgaattattgctttatgagttaactcttatgcaagacttattgatgcttgtcttgaagtactattcatgaaaagtctttgctatatgattcatttgtttactcatgtcatatacattgttttgatcagctgcattcattacatatgcttacaatagtatgatcaaggttatgatggcatgtcactccagaaattatctttgttatcgtttacccgctcggacgagcgtaaactaagcttggggatgctgatacgtctccgacgtatcgataatttcttatgttccatgccacattattgatgatatctacatgttttatgcatactttatgtcatatttatgcattttccggaactaacctattaacaagatgccgaagagccagcttgtcgttttcacgctgtttttggtttcgaaatcctagtaaggaaatattctcgaattggacgaaatcaacgcccgtggggcctattttcacacgaagcttccagaagaccggagagtcaatgaagtggggccacgaggtggccaggaggtagggcggcgcggccccacccttggccgcgccgacctgtctcctgggcccctcgtgacgccccttgacctgcccttccgcctacaaatagccttcatcgcgaaacccccagcatgcgagagccacgatacggaaaaccttcccagagacgccgccgccgccaatcccatctcgggggattcaggagatcgcctccggcaccctgccggagaggggaatcatctcccggaggactcttcaccgccatggtcgcctccggagtgatgtgtgagtagtctacccctggactatgggtccatagcagtagctagatggttgtcttctcctcattatgcttcattgtcggatcttgtgcgctgccgaacatgatcaagatcatctatctgtaatgctatatgttgtgtttgttgggatccgatgaatagggaataccatgttatgttgattatcaatttatatctatgtgttatttatgatcttgcatgctctccattactagtagatgctctggccaagttgatgcttgtaactccaagagggagtatttatgctcgatagtgggttcatgtctccgtgaatgcagggagtgacaagaacccctaaggttatggatgtgttgttgccactagggataaaacattgatgctatgtccgaggatgtagttattgattacattacgcgcaatacttaatgcaattgtctgttgttagcaacttaatactggaagggggttcggatgataaccagaaggtggactttttaggcatagatgcatgctggatagcggtctatgtactttatcgtaatgcccaattaaatctcactatactcatcataatatgtatgtgcatggtcatgccctctctatttgtcaattgcccaactgtaatttgttcacccaacatgctgtttatcttatgggagagacacctctagtgaactgtggaccccggtccaatctctatactgaaatacaatctactgcaatacttgttctactgttctttgcaaacaatcatcatccacactatacatctaatcctttgttacagcaagccggtgagattgacaacctcgctgtttcgttggggcaaagtacttggtttgtgttgtgcaggttccacgttggcgccggaatcgctggtgttgcgccgcactacatctcgccgccatcaaccttcaacgtgcttcttggctcctactggttcgataaatcttggtttcgtactgagggaaaacttgccgctgtacgcatcacaccttcctcttggggttcccaacggacgcgtgctgtacgcgtatcaatacgtttgagacgtatcacacacctccactcgcaccaccaccgccgcagcgccatggggaggaagaacgacttcgagccctccggcagcggcagcaaagtTGGGACGCAGAGGGTGCCACTGcccgtcacgctggggaggctgatgcacgggaaatggatgccgtgcgaggcctggtcaggcgtgcaactgcctggcggctcagtttccgccgggtgcccatacctcccgtccctgcgcgcgagcctgatcggaccgcggagatccggcgaaggaggcggcacTTGCcgtcggacctccgcgccgatctggcgtacgccatcgactctgaaagttggcgtacctatctgtcgaccgagacggataggaggaggaggacgggcttcatgggcgacagagattttcccttcgaccgtccaccgccgactcgtccacgaagacagcaggcgccgacgcacgCGCAGTACAACGAAGACGACGgccacgacaacgacgacgactacattgagacgctcgcgtaccataacgaggaTGTCAAGGATGACAACGTTGACTACGTCGCgaccgtcttccacgaatggcagcaagcCATGGCGGAGGACCGCAAATTTGACTTCCCCGTGAACATGacagacgacgagatggcgaaactCGCGTCATCGTCTCCGAGAACGAGCCACCTGTGCAGCCGctgctgccccgctacgccaccggtgTCATATcgtcgggcctgtcggaggatgaagcgcttcgactggcgctacaggacttGACCGCGCCACgaccgccgccgtacaacccctaggctcctcctccacagctgcatccctgggcgcctccaccgccgccacatccctgggtgcctccaccgccgccacagccagaGCCCTGGGCGCCTCTACCTCCAgcaacgccggcgcgcccggcgtacgctcctccGGTTTCCAACTGGACGTGGATggcaccggagctcatcgtgctcgacagcgacgaggagcagcagtaggcgcaggcgtttagggttttattttcatgtgttaaactatgtaaattatgttttcatgttaacaAAAATGATTCGGCAAAAAAAATGCGTTGTGCCGCtgcagccacccccgacgcaaacagacgcgcggtcgatttcgaccaatttcagccgacgcaaacgaacgcccgCGCGAACATTTCcgaacgctaaaatgcgtcgcgcggcCCCGCTGAGATGTCCTCGGCAGAAAAGAAAATGAGGAACAAAGCTGTAACACACGCGTGCGTCCGCTCCAGGGCCCCACGATTCCGTGGTTCATACCGTACGCGCGCCGCGGCTCGTCGTCACCGCAAGCGAGCAACGCCCACGAGCTCGTCCAACTCACGGGCCGGGCAAACGGTCCCCAGTAGATCCCGCCACGCATCTCCTGCCAAGGCACCAATCTGGCCCCACGCGGCAGCGTCCCGTCGGGAATCCGAGCCCTTCTTCTTTCGCCAAGCCCCATGTACTGTACGTGTGTGTGACTGCAGAAAGAAAGCGTCCGCGTGACGGCGCCCGCCGCAAATGCCGCGCCTCTTTGTCGCCGGACCCCACAACGCCAGCCAGCGTACCAAAAACGGCACGCGCGGGCCCCACGCGGTGGGCCACCGTTACCCCCAGCTCGCTTTTTCCCGGCTTCTTGCTCCTCTtgcatttcaaaatttgaaactcCGCCCAAACGGCTCCTCCCTAATCCCTATCATCCCCACTCTCTGCCTCGAAAGTCGTAACCGAACGCACGACGCCCAACAAGTCAAAATCCGCCCGTTTGGCCTCGTTCCTTCCTTCGTTCGTGGGAGTAGTGCTCGCTAGTCGGTTCCAGAGAAAACGCGAGAGAGGCCGCGTCGGGGAGGCAATTTTCCTTGGGTTTCGTCGGCGTCGCGGTTGCGGAAGAATCCATCCATGGGGGCGTCGGGGAAGTGGATCAAGACGCTGGTGGGCCTCAAGCCGGCGACCGCAGCGGAGAAGCACGGCAAGGGCCGCAAGTGGAGCCGGCTCTGGCGGACCTCCTCCGGCGGGCGGGGcgccgcgtcggcggcggcctccgAGGTCTCCGAGACCTCCTCCTCgacggccgccgccgcagccgacgCGCTCAGCTCCGCCGTCGCGGCCGTCGTGCGCGCCACGCCCAGGGACTTCCGCGTCATCAGGCACGAGTGGGCCGCGCTCCGAATCCAGACAGCCTTCCGCGGCTTCCTGGTACGCCGCCGTCCCTCCCTCCGTCAAAATTCCAGCTTCTTCAGAGTTCGCTTCCTCAAAACCCCCTTGCTGGATCTCTCTGCGCGCAGGCCAGGAGGGCGCTGAGGGCGCTGCGGGGCATCGTGCGGCTGCAGGCGCTCGTGCGCGGCCGCCGCGTGCGCAAGCAGCTCGCAGTCACCGTCAAGTGCATGCAGGCGCTCGTCAGGGTGCAGGCGCGGGCCAGGGACAGGCGCACGCGCCTCTCCGCCGACTCCTCCCAGGGCGACGCGCTCGACGAACGCGCCAGCCACGCGGATCCCGTCAAGGAGGCAGAGGTATACACTACTGCTACTCTCTTCCGTTGCGCTTTGTTGTTCATGGTGATGGCTGGGTCCGTTTGCTATTTCTGCATGATAGTGCTAAGCGCATCATTATGTTAAACTGCTTGTACAAGTCAAGAATTTTTACACTTTGAGTGCACTTGGTTGAGATTCGCATCAGTAAAACTAGGTACGATACCCCAGAAGATCTGTTGATGTCATGTTATTGTTTGTTTTCTATAAACGAATGTGGTGCGCTACTTTTACTAGATAGAGACTTGCTGCGCTAGGATTACTCTCCTCATTCATGATGAAAGCTAGATATGATTGTCCTGTCATATAGGCATTTGGCTCCGTTGATACCAATGATTTGACATTATGTATCATTTGCCCATGATTTTCTTGTCTGAATGAGTAATCATAGTGGGCAGTGACAGTTTTTGGTATGTCTTCCTTGGAAGTGCTACCAGTAATGCATTTCTGCAACTTGTTCTTGCTAAGTCAGGCTTGTCCAATTGTATTCTTTCAAGAATTTTCCTAGTCATACAACTAATTTACATCTAGTCTTCAGCTTTTTTAACATATAAGAAACACAGTCTGCTGCTGTAAAATAAGACAAGTTAATGTTTCATCATCATGCTGATGCCTCACCTGTTTGGATGACATTCTTCACATTGCAGACAGGGTGGTGCGATAGTCAAGGAACTGTGGACGATGTAAGATCGAAGCTATACATGAGGCGTGAGGGTGCAATCAAGAGAGAAAGGGCCATCGCTTACGCTCTCTCTCATCAGGTACATCCTGCTGGAATAATCTGGGCATATACTAGATAATTTCCTCGACTCTGTTTGACATGCTGTCATGTTTGCTTTAGCAGCGGAGCTCAAGCCACAGCGGAAGGCCTAGCTCTCCCGCTGTATCTCTCAGGAATCATGGGGTTAATAGGAACAACCAGTTGAGCTATTTGGACGGGTGGATGGCAACGAAACCCTGGGAGAGTCGCCTTCTGGAGCAATCACATAGTGAACAGACCACTTCCAGGTGCTCAGAGAGTATCGACGAAATGAACGAGGTCAGCTCAAAACTTTCTGAAGCAAGCTCAGTCAAGATCAAAAGGAACAATGTCACGACTAGGGTGTCAGCAAAGCCTCCTTCCGTAATCGCAGTGGGTGACGAGAGCGCTCCATCAACATCTTCAGTTACTCCAATGTCCGGCAACAACTTCGCATCATCAGAAAGAAGATCAGACTGTGGGCAGGGCGGTGCGCCGAGCTATATGGGCTTGACCAAATCAGCTAAGGCAAGGCTGAGCGGATCTGGCTCCCATAAACCACCGCTCCAAAGACAAGGATCATGTGATACACATAACTACAGCCGGGGGGCATTCTCTTCAATAGATGTTCAGAGCACTGCGGGTTCAGAAGTTTCAGTTACTTCAAAAAGGTTGAACAGTTTGGCTCTGAAAGGTCGTGCCACTAGAAGAAGCTTGGACAAGGAGAATGATGATCAATCTAGTTCCTTCCATTAGGACTTGAACCCTACGTATTAATTATTCCAGTTTAGTTTTCTAGATGCTAACATGTATGTATTTTGTCAGTTCAATGCCTCATTGCTTATTCTGATATCCATAGCTATGATGTACAAATGCAGAACTAGCTGCATTGTAAAATCTCAGGGTTCTAAGTGAAATTGGGGAGCAGTTATGCTAGTTCTGTTGGATTACCAGAAATGAAATTTTATTATTTGACAGCAGAAGTGATCGTAGTTTTGACAGATTTGTTCTGGCAATTGATCGTATTTGGCAATTCAAGCTGTTATTAATTGTATATTTTCTTGCTGCAACTTGGAACATGTTAACTGTATATA contains:
- the LOC124663236 gene encoding protein IQ-DOMAIN 6-like, with the translated sequence MGASGKWIKTLVGLKPATAAEKHGKGRKWSRLWRTSSGGRGAASAAASEVSETSSSTAAAAADALSSAVAAVVRATPRDFRVIRHEWAALRIQTAFRGFLARRALRALRGIVRLQALVRGRRVRKQLAVTVKCMQALVRVQARARDRRTRLSADSSQGDALDERASHADPVKEAETGWCDSQGTVDDVRSKLYMRREGAIKRERAIAYALSHQRSSSHSGRPSSPAVSLRNHGVNRNNQLSYLDGWMATKPWESRLLEQSHSEQTTSRCSESIDEMNEVSSKLSEASSVKIKRNNVTTRVSAKPPSVIAVGDESAPSTSSVTPMSGNNFASSERRSDCGQGGAPSYMGLTKSAKARLSGSGSHKPPLQRQGSCDTHNYSRGAFSSIDVQSTAGSEVSVTSKRLNSLALKGRATRRSLDKENDDQSSSFH